One Parachlamydia sp. AcF125 DNA segment encodes these proteins:
- a CDS encoding NAD-glutamate dehydrogenase domain-containing protein — protein MERTRPLTLTHEQLEIAVKNESQKFQGYYQWLEQAMPHTFFEDISEENIMLITHSLMGFHVQEFFSTIQLKHAAIVMCLDSADADLRILKDYALYGIKNYQTYVSKMALPFPGVSANLRVASLYFTEAIEPAIPAYPQKEKEELRALVKERNPQVSDEEFERLLSGINNRFLRALPVERLILALGMFFRAKTRDNCQYEVRYNEDWQEKGVASMQIVLAWRNTPKYHFLYRLARTIQRHGLVMKSVNACYIDPYSKNSILLMVLSLHGSNGEAAWDVADIPNFLREFVTVKYFPSFDEIDQQLISKGVVTGAMGNFLRASVSFIHQCLVHLDAHLYTPEKIEEDLCRHPELTQQICLAFKNKFDPDDGNLEEYLKIRTKFLEDVANLDTGHEENDLRRKNVLRQGMNLVHYCYKTNFYRVNYTALSFRMDPHYLDEIPFERQKKFPELPFAIIFSKGMHFLGFHIRFKDLARGGLRTVFPSQAEHMVSEGNRIFTECYSLAYTQHKKNKDIPEGGAKGVLFINPYERLDSETQILRKELEASQTDPAGIEENLALYRKEQAEEFLYQAQRSYIESLLTIVNCHPDGSLRAKYIVDYWQRPEYIYLGPDENMHDSMIQWIAAFSRKYGYKPGGAFISGKPIVGINHKEYGVTSLGVNVYMEALLHFIGIDPTKEQFTVKMSGGPDGDVAGNQICNLYRYFPHTAKLLALTDVSGTIHDPQGLDLACLAELFKERKPIRYYPPNKLNEGGFLVDKESKRNQTAFIQQVLCWKKQEGKLIEDWISGSEMNHLLRHNVHQAKTDVFIPAGGRPRTLNHSNVEDFLDDKGSPTSRLIIEGANLYLTPQARRFLEEKEVLIVKDSSANKTGVICSSFEILCGLTLTDEEFITYKSQLAVEILERLKKCASEEARLLLRTLEEQGGYLTDISELISKRINQFTYQLLDFLEEIELSKDLNDPLIRRFLRYCLPTLRQRFQHALLQEIPEHHKKAIIACSIAADLVYSRGISWLPSVVDVLPLLLEQKEEYLYPPRGKALEAKEIST, from the coding sequence ATGGAAAGAACAAGGCCTCTCACGCTAACTCATGAGCAACTCGAAATCGCTGTAAAGAACGAAAGTCAAAAATTTCAAGGGTATTATCAGTGGCTTGAACAGGCTATGCCTCATACCTTTTTTGAGGATATCAGCGAAGAAAATATTATGCTGATTACCCATAGTTTAATGGGATTTCACGTTCAAGAGTTTTTTTCCACTATTCAGTTAAAGCATGCAGCTATTGTGATGTGCCTAGACAGCGCGGATGCGGATTTACGTATCTTGAAAGACTATGCCCTTTATGGAATCAAAAATTACCAAACGTATGTCTCAAAAATGGCTCTCCCTTTTCCGGGCGTCTCCGCTAATTTGCGCGTTGCCTCCCTTTATTTTACCGAAGCCATTGAACCTGCTATTCCTGCTTATCCCCAAAAAGAAAAAGAAGAGCTGCGAGCGCTCGTCAAAGAACGCAACCCCCAAGTTTCAGATGAGGAATTTGAACGCCTTTTGTCAGGCATCAACAACCGCTTTTTAAGAGCCTTGCCAGTTGAGCGCTTAATTTTAGCACTCGGTATGTTTTTCCGGGCCAAAACGCGCGACAATTGCCAATATGAAGTGCGCTATAATGAAGATTGGCAAGAAAAAGGTGTGGCTTCGATGCAAATCGTCTTGGCATGGCGCAATACGCCCAAATACCACTTTTTATATCGGTTGGCACGCACGATTCAGCGGCATGGACTAGTGATGAAAAGCGTAAATGCCTGCTACATTGATCCTTACAGCAAAAATAGCATTTTATTAATGGTGTTAAGCTTGCATGGCAGCAATGGTGAGGCGGCGTGGGATGTGGCCGATATTCCTAACTTTTTAAGAGAATTTGTGACAGTTAAATACTTCCCTAGCTTCGATGAGATTGATCAGCAGTTGATTAGCAAAGGCGTGGTGACGGGAGCTATGGGGAATTTTCTTCGGGCTAGCGTGAGCTTCATCCATCAGTGTCTAGTTCATCTTGATGCACATCTTTATACTCCGGAGAAAATCGAAGAAGATTTATGCCGGCATCCAGAGCTCACACAGCAGATTTGCTTGGCTTTCAAGAATAAATTCGATCCGGATGATGGCAATCTGGAAGAGTATTTAAAAATACGAACGAAGTTTTTGGAAGATGTGGCCAATTTAGACACGGGACACGAAGAGAATGACCTGCGCCGGAAAAATGTGCTGCGGCAAGGCATGAATTTGGTTCATTACTGCTATAAAACGAATTTTTATCGAGTGAACTATACAGCCTTAAGCTTTCGAATGGATCCCCATTACCTCGATGAGATTCCTTTTGAGCGGCAAAAAAAATTTCCCGAGCTTCCTTTTGCTATTATTTTTTCAAAAGGAATGCATTTTTTGGGGTTTCATATTCGCTTCAAAGATTTAGCGCGGGGAGGGCTAAGAACCGTTTTCCCTTCCCAGGCTGAGCATATGGTTAGCGAAGGCAACAGAATTTTTACCGAATGTTACAGTTTGGCTTATACCCAGCACAAAAAAAATAAGGATATCCCCGAAGGAGGAGCTAAAGGGGTCCTTTTTATCAACCCTTATGAGCGTTTAGATTCGGAAACTCAAATTTTGAGAAAGGAACTAGAAGCTTCCCAAACAGACCCGGCAGGAATTGAAGAAAATTTGGCCCTTTATAGAAAGGAACAAGCGGAGGAATTTCTTTACCAAGCGCAGCGATCCTACATTGAAAGTTTGTTAACCATTGTGAATTGTCATCCGGACGGCTCTCTGCGAGCCAAGTATATTGTGGATTATTGGCAGCGCCCTGAATATATTTATCTAGGACCTGACGAAAATATGCACGACTCCATGATTCAATGGATTGCCGCTTTTAGCCGGAAATATGGGTATAAACCGGGAGGAGCTTTTATTTCAGGCAAGCCGATTGTGGGAATTAACCACAAGGAATATGGAGTCACCTCTTTGGGCGTCAATGTGTATATGGAAGCTCTCTTGCATTTCATAGGGATTGATCCGACAAAAGAACAATTTACCGTGAAGATGTCTGGGGGGCCAGACGGAGATGTGGCTGGCAATCAGATTTGTAATTTATACCGCTATTTCCCACATACCGCTAAATTGTTGGCATTAACAGATGTGTCGGGGACTATTCATGACCCTCAAGGGTTGGACCTCGCTTGTTTAGCTGAGCTTTTTAAGGAGCGAAAGCCTATTCGCTATTATCCACCAAATAAATTAAATGAGGGTGGGTTTTTAGTGGATAAAGAATCCAAGCGCAATCAAACAGCTTTTATCCAACAAGTGCTTTGCTGGAAAAAACAAGAGGGCAAATTGATAGAAGACTGGATTTCGGGTAGCGAGATGAATCACCTCTTAAGGCATAACGTGCATCAGGCAAAAACAGATGTTTTTATTCCTGCAGGGGGAAGGCCGAGAACGCTTAATCACTCCAACGTGGAGGATTTTCTGGATGATAAAGGAAGCCCCACTTCCCGTTTGATTATTGAAGGAGCCAATCTTTATTTAACTCCTCAGGCTCGACGTTTCTTAGAAGAAAAGGAAGTTTTGATTGTTAAGGACAGTTCTGCGAATAAAACAGGCGTTATTTGTTCTTCTTTTGAAATCTTATGTGGCTTAACCTTAACAGATGAAGAGTTCATCACCTACAAGAGCCAGCTTGCCGTAGAAATTTTGGAACGCTTAAAAAAATGTGCCTCTGAGGAAGCTCGGCTTCTTTTGCGCACACTTGAGGAGCAAGGGGGGTATTTAACGGATATTTCAGAGCTTATTTCCAAGCGAATCAACCAATTTACTTACCAGCTCTTGGATTTCCTCGAGGAAATTGAGCTCTCTAAAGACCTAAATGATCCTTTAATTCGCCGTTTTTTACGCTATTGCTTACCCACTCTTCGGCAAAGATTTCAACACGCTTTACTGCAAGAAATCCCCGAGCACCATAAAAAAGCGATCATCGCTTGTTCAATTGCCGCAGATTTAGTTTATTCGCGCGGGATTTCTTGGCTTCCTTCTGTCGTCGATGTCCTCCCTCTTTTGCTTGAACAGAAGGAGGAATATCTTTATCCCCCGAGAGGAAAAGCCCTGGAGGCGAAAGAAATCAGCACTTAA